A region from the Acidobacteriota bacterium genome encodes:
- a CDS encoding Ig-like domain repeat protein — translation MQRSASTKITRVGPLRYIETSSLPSFEWRAASLAAPAAFFAPNITATKAAVLAAGGDLGAIGFVNPGDTLTYSVTVSNGAGAMDATGLSFSDTLNANLTLVGGSVMASPVAVDDSYPCTGNLSISISAGSGVLADDYLGLNPLATITASDTTSTNGGTVAVAGDGSFTYEPAAGFTGTDTFHYTLTNSTGSSTGTVSIIVSNRIWFINNTGGACASSCNGRFSHPFISLSAFISAAVDASGDRIFIYQGASSYAGALTLKTNERLIGQGDALDSTTLGFTPAANGPTLPSATAKPTLTNTLTLANGVTVLAISMSTGASTGITGSGGLTGLTVGDSPTTATNGITVTTTTGTTVSLNNVGGTFTFRSLSANGATTGLALTSTPASLNFTVTGDNSGLANGSGGTIQNITGGVIGNAPAYFLTASGNVTLKSMNMAITVNAFSGMLVDNNAGGTITVNITGCTFTGVGTGNATQNKALLQFEGGNTGASAANVTANVQNSFFFDNRTYGFVATAAGDSIMNATLNQSGFGTEVNTGAPVNNPGTTITNPPPFSVLVSNGSNAKVDYTITNNTFWGADGLKGAIYAVTISGASTVASSHLNGSFTGNKIGKAGALSSGCANSCAGLGLLPGVAGAFNPTVMSNDIRQVNSVGINFVNTVGGGATFTSSVKIKNNTLTEPDTTGSPALQRAIVVSPGNSGGANTSVCAEIGGPSAGEPNIISGAWQASNFIRVTNNNNSTTLKLPGYGGTALDTTAVNAFVSGNNGGASCNSAAGTVGFVGGGACPLFLAFGGVSPLSDPLSLFSMFSAAHWTVTDYASVDPVPFTTNPAYRPSVTAPSIAAPVSSVTTSLSQPQLEAAVAAVIARWSAAGLTREQLAFLRGIKFQIIDLPGAYLSEAEGNRILVDRDAGGNGWFIGATALDEAGFAHAASATRRYTDPSGAPAGRIDLLTAILHETGHCLGLDDSYAQPDRDNLMYGYLTVGERRLPLKDQARYAKPGDHRGTHFLSTPPATAAPNAAMSGETVNVSVGTLPAGKSVIIKFNATIAADFAGTATTNQASISGSNFSTVLSNNLSTPVIQPPTIAKSFSPTSIALSGTNQTTSTLSLTLINPNPSQALSAIAFTDTLTGGLQVDATPALANGCGGIFTPALAGGQTALSFSGGSLTAGGNCNISFKVSSTSTGAKTNATSGPTSTQANAGVASNTATLNVLTAPSFTKNFGAASVVLNGTTSLTFNLTNNDATFGLTGVSFTDTLPAGLTVATAGPTAACGGTYSTTAPSTIALTGGALAASGTCSFSVTVTGTTAGTKNNSVALTTTETGTNSTTATSSLDVFGPPTISKAFVTNPIVTGQTSVLNITVTNPASNPGTLTGLSFTDTLPAGLTAPNSSTASCNGTLAVSANVITLTGGSLASGANCVNAVTVTGALASGVAYTNTISSVSSTNGGTNNTPATANITVNKANTSLGSITDSPDPSVTGQPYTVGFVLSVTAPGMATPTAPTGSVTISDGMGGMCIATLPATSCPLTSTTAGSKTLTLTYSGDGNFNTSNTTAGHLVNKADTTTTIDSDLPDPSSPGQSVTVNFTVAPVAPGTGTPGGNVVVTVSGGAETCTGTVASGTCNITLTTPGNRILTATYAGDTNFNGSSDTEAHTVASPPTVTKSFAPAQIKVGETSVMTFSVANPNAALNLTNISFSDTFPAGLEVDNPVVSTNTCGGSFSPALAGGATSFSYIGGSIAGGGPACTITIQVKATTAGLKPNTTGPVTAAETGGSATSNTATLTVVGAPVLTKAFTPPTVVVGQTSSLGFTITNNNTTVALSGIGFTDTLPAGMTVGNSGPTPACNGGSLTTTAPNMISFTGGTLAVSPATCTFSVTVTATQPGSLVNTTGTISATESAVGGTATATLTVNKADTTTMVVSSVNPSVFGQAVTFTATVMAVPPGMGIPTGNVNFVIDGGAPTPVALNGSGQAALTTSALTVAGSPHSVMASYQGSTNFNPSSNTLAGGQVVNKASTTLTNITDSPDPSVTGQGYTVGFMLNVTLPGTGTPGGTVSVNDGTGGTCLATLPATSCLLTSTSAGIKTLTITYSGDGNFNGSNTTAGHQVNAADTTTTVSSSQNPSVFGQPVTFTATVAPVSPGGGTPTGSVTFIIDGVSQAPVALNGSGQATFMTSALTVAGSPHTVSATYGATTNYNASTGVLAGGQVVNQASTTTTIVSDNPDSSAVGQNVTVVFTVVATAPGAGTPTGNVVVTISGGAETCTGTVAAGSCVITLTTPGSRTLTATYAGDTNFNGGNDTEPHTVVAPPSIAKAFTPPSTPINGTSTLTITITNPAANTVALTGVGFTDNFPAGLVVANPLTFTNGCGGSLTDNTNGALNAGDVGIKLTGGTVNTGSTCTITINVTPTVAGPFVNTTTAVTSTNGGTGNTATATLLTNTPPTITSDNVPVKAGSSAASFTIATAFDPDQAANTLGITINGNPTTASSNGVTVSSVAIQPSGAVTANIATTCAATTATFALVVTDNQSATGTGTLTVTVTPNMPPMLSYNNQTVVAATTPTIPPASGPSDNGTFTIGSVSVTPNNGGLGVLLNQSNGVVTVLNALLIGNYTVTVPITDNCGATTNAQFTVTVVCPAITVNPATLPSATINVAYPQTITASPAGGNYTFAVTSGLLPAGLTLNANGSFSGAPAQGGTFNFRVTATGFGGCTGFRDYTLVVLCPTITLSPASLPGGTVGTAYSQTVSASPAGSYSYAVSAGALPTGLTLNAATGAITGTPSASGSFSFTITASAGGCNGSNTYTVTIACPTITLGALANGQAGVAYSQTVSVSPAGSYTFAIITGNLPSGLSLNTTTGVISGLPTVTGTYTFTLRAQTAGGCSGTQSYALVLSCPAVTVSPASLPNGTVGTAYSQSLSASPAGGNYTYAVTSGALPAGLSLNPATGLLSGTPTANGTFNFTVTASGFGGCTGNRSYSVTIGGGGCPTITLPSIATTGTVGTLYNQSVNAAPAGSYTYTLTGSLPPGVSFFSSAALLFGYPAAAGSYSFTISATQGACTGSKSYTVNIGVAFFAARAQMADYNGDGKSDFVLRANNGIWRLLLSNGEGANRIAQTQ, via the coding sequence ATGCAGCGCAGCGCCAGTACGAAGATCACGCGCGTTGGCCCATTACGTTACATTGAAACGAGTTCGCTGCCGAGCTTTGAATGGAGAGCCGCCAGTCTCGCCGCCCCAGCCGCCTTCTTTGCGCCGAACATCACGGCAACCAAAGCAGCCGTGTTGGCTGCGGGCGGCGACTTGGGTGCCATTGGCTTCGTCAATCCGGGCGACACGCTGACGTACTCTGTGACGGTCAGCAATGGCGCGGGCGCGATGGATGCGACGGGACTTAGCTTTAGCGACACGCTCAATGCCAATCTGACGTTGGTCGGTGGCTCGGTAATGGCCTCGCCCGTGGCAGTTGACGACAGCTATCCTTGCACGGGCAATCTTTCCATTTCGATTAGCGCCGGTTCCGGGGTGCTCGCCGACGATTATCTGGGTCTCAATCCCCTGGCGACGATTACAGCCTCCGACACAACCAGCACGAATGGGGGGACTGTCGCCGTGGCCGGTGATGGCTCGTTCACCTACGAACCAGCCGCAGGCTTCACTGGCACTGACACCTTCCACTACACGCTAACGAACAGCACCGGCAGCAGCACTGGCACGGTGAGCATCATCGTCTCAAACCGAATCTGGTTCATCAACAACACGGGCGGCGCTTGCGCCTCCAGTTGCAACGGGCGTTTCTCGCACCCCTTCATCAGCCTCTCGGCTTTCATTTCGGCAGCCGTGGATGCCAGCGGCGACCGGATTTTCATCTATCAGGGAGCGAGCAGCTATGCCGGCGCGCTGACTTTGAAGACCAATGAGCGATTGATTGGGCAAGGCGATGCGCTCGACTCCACCACGCTCGGCTTCACGCCCGCGGCGAATGGCCCAACGCTGCCCAGCGCCACCGCCAAGCCCACGCTCACCAACACGCTCACACTGGCGAACGGCGTGACGGTTCTGGCGATCAGTATGTCCACCGGAGCCAGCACGGGCATCACCGGTTCAGGCGGTCTGACGGGTCTCACGGTGGGCGATTCGCCCACGACGGCGACGAATGGCATCACGGTCACAACCACGACGGGCACGACGGTCTCGCTCAATAACGTCGGCGGCACGTTTACCTTCCGCAGTCTTTCAGCGAATGGCGCAACCACGGGTCTCGCGCTGACCAGCACGCCCGCGAGTCTCAATTTCACGGTGACGGGCGATAACAGCGGCCTTGCCAACGGCTCTGGCGGAACTATCCAAAACATCACGGGCGGTGTGATCGGCAATGCTCCGGCCTACTTTCTCACCGCCAGTGGCAACGTGACGTTGAAGTCCATGAACATGGCGATCACCGTGAATGCGTTCTCAGGTATGCTGGTGGACAACAACGCCGGTGGGACGATTACGGTAAACATCACGGGCTGCACTTTCACCGGCGTGGGCACGGGCAACGCTACGCAAAACAAAGCGCTGCTGCAATTCGAAGGCGGCAACACCGGCGCCAGTGCCGCGAACGTGACTGCGAACGTGCAGAACTCGTTCTTTTTTGACAACCGCACTTACGGGTTTGTCGCTACCGCAGCGGGCGATTCCATCATGAATGCGACGCTGAATCAGTCCGGCTTCGGCACCGAGGTGAACACTGGTGCGCCGGTCAACAACCCCGGCACGACGATCACCAATCCGCCGCCGTTCAGCGTGCTGGTCAGCAATGGCAGCAACGCCAAGGTTGACTATACGATCACGAACAACACCTTCTGGGGCGCGGACGGTTTGAAAGGCGCAATTTATGCGGTAACGATCAGCGGTGCGTCTACGGTTGCCTCGTCGCACCTCAACGGCTCATTCACCGGCAACAAGATTGGGAAGGCCGGAGCCCTGAGTTCTGGCTGCGCGAATAGCTGCGCGGGCCTCGGACTGTTGCCGGGAGTTGCGGGTGCCTTCAATCCGACCGTAATGAGCAACGATATTCGCCAAGTCAACAGCGTGGGCATCAACTTCGTGAACACGGTTGGGGGAGGCGCGACTTTTACTTCAAGCGTAAAGATCAAGAACAATACGTTGACGGAGCCGGACACGACTGGCTCGCCCGCGTTGCAACGCGCGATTGTGGTGTCGCCCGGCAACAGCGGCGGCGCGAATACCTCGGTGTGCGCAGAGATCGGGGGCCCGTCAGCGGGTGAGCCAAACATCATCAGCGGCGCCTGGCAAGCTAGTAACTTCATCCGCGTGACCAATAACAACAACAGCACCACGCTGAAGTTACCAGGGTATGGGGGCACCGCACTCGACACGACTGCTGTTAACGCCTTCGTCTCTGGCAATAATGGCGGGGCGTCATGCAATTCGGCGGCTGGAACCGTAGGTTTTGTCGGGGGCGGGGCCTGCCCGTTGTTCCTGGCTTTTGGCGGCGTGTCGCCTTTGTCTGACCCGCTCTCTTTATTCTCCATGTTTAGCGCCGCACATTGGACGGTCACAGATTATGCATCCGTTGATCCTGTCCCTTTCACCACGAACCCGGCTTATCGCCCCAGCGTTACGGCGCCTTCCATTGCTGCGCCGGTGAGTTCCGTCACTACTTCGCTTAGTCAACCGCAACTCGAAGCGGCTGTCGCAGCGGTCATTGCGCGTTGGTCAGCCGCTGGCTTAACACGCGAACAGCTTGCCTTCTTGCGCGGCATCAAATTCCAGATCATTGATTTGCCCGGCGCTTATCTCAGTGAAGCCGAGGGTAACCGCATTCTGGTTGATCGAGACGCGGGTGGTAACGGCTGGTTCATCGGCGCGACGGCGCTGGATGAGGCAGGCTTTGCGCACGCGGCTTCGGCCACACGCCGCTATACCGATCCGAGTGGCGCGCCCGCCGGACGCATTGATCTACTCACGGCCATCCTGCATGAAACGGGGCACTGTCTGGGACTCGATGATTCCTACGCCCAGCCCGACCGCGACAATCTGATGTATGGCTACCTGACCGTGGGCGAGCGCCGCTTGCCGCTGAAAGATCAAGCCAGGTACGCGAAACCAGGCGATCATCGCGGCACGCATTTCCTTTCCACACCGCCCGCTACTGCCGCGCCGAACGCCGCCATGTCAGGCGAAACCGTCAATGTCTCGGTCGGCACACTCCCGGCGGGCAAGAGCGTCATCATCAAGTTCAACGCGACGATTGCGGCGGACTTCGCCGGCACGGCAACCACTAATCAAGCCAGCATCAGCGGCAGCAACTTCTCGACCGTGCTGAGCAACAACCTTTCGACGCCGGTCATTCAACCGCCCACCATCGCCAAATCCTTCTCGCCGACGAGCATCGCGTTGAGCGGGACGAACCAGACGACTTCGACCTTGTCGCTAACGCTGATCAATCCGAATCCATCGCAAGCGCTCAGCGCCATCGCCTTCACCGACACGCTGACCGGCGGCTTGCAGGTAGACGCGACGCCTGCGTTGGCCAACGGCTGCGGCGGCATTTTTACCCCGGCGCTGGCGGGCGGACAGACCGCGTTGAGTTTCAGCGGCGGCAGCCTCACGGCGGGCGGCAATTGCAATATCAGTTTCAAAGTCAGTTCGACCAGCACGGGCGCGAAGACCAACGCCACCAGCGGCCCGACTTCGACGCAGGCCAACGCGGGTGTGGCGAGCAACACCGCGACGCTCAATGTGCTGACCGCGCCCAGCTTCACGAAGAACTTCGGCGCAGCGTCCGTTGTGCTCAACGGCACGACTTCGCTGACCTTCAACCTCACCAACAACGACGCGACGTTTGGCCTGACCGGCGTCAGTTTCACCGACACGCTGCCCGCCGGATTGACGGTGGCGACCGCCGGGCCGACGGCGGCTTGCGGCGGGACGTATTCGACCACCGCGCCGAGCACCATCGCGCTGACCGGCGGCGCGCTCGCGGCCAGCGGGACGTGCAGCTTCAGCGTCACCGTCACGGGCACGACGGCGGGGACGAAGAACAATTCGGTCGCGCTGACGACGACCGAGACCGGCACGAATTCGACCACGGCGACCTCGTCGCTGGATGTGTTCGGCCCGCCGACGATCAGCAAAGCCTTCGTGACGAATCCCATCGTGACCGGCCAGACTTCGGTGCTGAACATCACGGTCACCAATCCAGCGAGCAATCCCGGTACGCTGACCGGTCTGAGTTTCACCGACACGCTGCCCGCAGGGCTGACCGCGCCGAACTCCTCGACCGCGAGTTGCAACGGCACGCTGGCGGTCAGCGCCAACGTCATCACGCTGACGGGCGGCTCGCTCGCCAGCGGCGCGAATTGCGTCAATGCGGTCACCGTCACCGGCGCGCTGGCCTCGGGGGTGGCCTACACCAACACCATCAGTTCGGTTTCGTCCACCAACGGCGGCACGAATAACACACCCGCGACGGCCAACATCACCGTCAACAAGGCCAACACGTCGCTCGGCAGCATCACGGATTCGCCCGACCCCTCCGTGACCGGCCAGCCTTATACGGTAGGCTTCGTGCTGAGCGTCACCGCGCCTGGCATGGCCACGCCGACCGCGCCGACCGGCTCGGTCACGATTTCGGACGGCATGGGCGGCATGTGTATTGCGACCCTGCCGGCCACCAGTTGTCCGCTCACCAGCACGACGGCGGGCAGCAAAACGCTGACCCTCACTTACAGCGGCGACGGCAATTTCAACACCAGCAATACGACGGCCGGCCATCTGGTCAACAAGGCCGATACCACGACGACGATTGACTCCGACTTGCCCGATCCTTCGTCGCCAGGCCAGAGCGTGACGGTCAATTTCACTGTCGCCCCGGTTGCGCCCGGCACGGGCACGCCCGGCGGCAACGTCGTCGTCACGGTTTCGGGCGGCGCTGAGACTTGCACGGGTACGGTCGCGTCAGGCACTTGCAACATCACGCTGACAACGCCCGGCAATCGCATACTGACCGCAACGTATGCGGGCGACACGAATTTCAACGGCAGTTCCGACACCGAGGCGCACACGGTGGCTTCGCCGCCCACGGTGACGAAGAGCTTTGCGCCCGCGCAAATCAAGGTAGGCGAGACTTCGGTGATGACGTTCAGCGTCGCCAATCCGAACGCGGCGCTGAACCTGACCAACATCAGTTTCAGCGACACTTTCCCGGCGGGCCTTGAGGTAGACAATCCGGTTGTTTCGACCAACACCTGCGGCGGTTCGTTCAGCCCTGCTTTGGCGGGTGGCGCGACCAGCTTCAGTTATATCGGCGGTTCCATCGCGGGCGGCGGGCCAGCCTGCACGATCACGATTCAGGTCAAAGCCACGACGGCGGGACTCAAACCCAATACGACCGGCCCTGTCACAGCAGCGGAAACCGGCGGCAGCGCGACCAGTAACACAGCGACGCTGACGGTGGTCGGCGCGCCGGTGCTGACCAAAGCCTTCACGCCGCCCACGGTGGTCGTCGGGCAAACGTCTTCGTTGGGCTTCACGATCACGAATAACAATACGACCGTGGCACTAAGTGGCATCGGCTTCACCGATACGTTACCCGCCGGCATGACAGTCGGCAACAGCGGGCCGACACCGGCTTGTAACGGCGGTTCGTTGACGACGACCGCGCCGAACATGATCAGCTTTACAGGTGGCACACTCGCGGTGTCGCCAGCAACGTGCACGTTCAGCGTGACGGTCACGGCCACCCAACCCGGCAGTCTGGTCAATACTACGGGCACGATCAGCGCCACTGAAAGCGCCGTGGGCGGCACGGCGACGGCGACCCTGACCGTGAACAAGGCCGATACGACCACAATGGTGGTGTCGAGCGTCAACCCTTCCGTCTTCGGTCAAGCGGTCACCTTTACCGCGACGGTGATGGCCGTCCCACCTGGGATGGGCATACCGACCGGCAACGTCAATTTCGTCATTGACGGCGGCGCGCCAACCCCGGTCGCGCTCAACGGCAGCGGCCAGGCGGCGCTCACGACCAGTGCGCTGACGGTCGCGGGCAGCCCGCACTCGGTCATGGCCAGTTACCAAGGCAGCACCAATTTCAACCCGAGCAGCAACACGCTCGCCGGCGGGCAAGTCGTCAACAAGGCCTCGACGACGCTCACAAACATTACCGACAGCCCCGACCCATCGGTCACGGGACAAGGGTATACCGTTGGCTTCATGCTCAATGTCACCTTGCCCGGCACGGGCACGCCAGGCGGCACGGTGAGCGTCAATGACGGCACGGGCGGGACGTGCCTGGCGACCTTGCCAGCGACTTCGTGCTTGTTGACCAGCACTTCGGCGGGCATCAAGACGCTGACCATTACCTACAGCGGCGATGGCAATTTCAACGGCAGCAACACGACCGCCGGGCATCAGGTCAATGCCGCCGACACGACGACGACGGTCAGTTCCTCGCAGAATCCTTCGGTGTTCGGCCAGCCGGTGACCTTCACGGCGACGGTCGCACCTGTTTCCCCGGGCGGGGGCACGCCGACGGGTAGCGTGACCTTCATTATTGACGGCGTATCGCAAGCGCCGGTCGCGCTCAACGGTAGCGGGCAGGCGACTTTTATGACGAGCGCGTTGACGGTCGCGGGCAGCCCGCATACGGTCAGCGCGACTTATGGCGCCACCACGAATTACAACGCCAGTACGGGCGTACTAGCGGGCGGCCAGGTGGTCAACCAGGCGAGTACGACGACGACGATTGTTTCGGACAATCCGGATTCGTCGGCGGTCGGACAGAACGTGACGGTCGTCTTCACGGTGGTGGCGACAGCGCCGGGCGCGGGCACGCCGACCGGCAACGTCGTCGTGACTATCAGCGGCGGCGCAGAAACCTGCACGGGGACGGTCGCGGCAGGTTCTTGCGTCATCACGTTAACGACGCCAGGCAGCCGCACGTTGACGGCGACGTATGCGGGCGACACCAATTTCAACGGCGGCAACGACACTGAACCGCACACGGTGGTCGCGCCGCCCAGCATCGCCAAAGCCTTCACGCCGCCTTCCACGCCGATCAATGGGACTTCGACGCTGACCATTACCATCACCAATCCGGCGGCCAACACGGTGGCGCTGACGGGCGTCGGTTTTACCGACAACTTCCCGGCGGGGCTGGTCGTCGCCAATCCGCTGACCTTCACCAATGGCTGCGGCGGGTCTTTGACCGACAACACCAACGGCGCACTCAATGCGGGCGACGTCGGGATCAAGCTGACCGGCGGCACGGTCAACACGGGCAGCACCTGCACGATCACCATCAACGTTACGCCGACGGTGGCGGGGCCTTTCGTCAACACGACGACAGCAGTGACTTCGACCAACGGCGGGACGGGCAACACGGCGACGGCGACCTTGCTGACCAACACGCCGCCGACGATCACGAGCGACAACGTCCCGGTCAAGGCGGGCAGCAGCGCGGCCAGTTTCACCATCGCGACGGCGTTTGATCCCGATCAAGCGGCCAACACACTGGGCATCACGATCAACGGCAACCCGACGACGGCGTCGAGCAATGGCGTGACGGTCAGCAGTGTGGCGATTCAACCGTCGGGCGCGGTGACGGCTAATATCGCCACGACCTGCGCGGCGACGACGGCGACCTTTGCGCTCGTCGTGACCGACAACCAGAGTGCGACGGGCACAGGCACGCTGACGGTGACGGTGACGCCGAATATGCCGCCCATGCTCAGCTACAACAATCAAACGGTCGTCGCGGCGACGACGCCGACGATCCCGCCGGCTAGCGGCCCTAGTGACAATGGCACGTTCACCATCGGCAGTGTGAGCGTGACGCCCAATAACGGCGGGCTAGGCGTGCTGCTCAATCAGAGCAATGGCGTGGTGACCGTCCTCAATGCTTTGCTGATCGGCAATTACACGGTGACGGTGCCGATCACGGACAATTGCGGGGCAACGACCAATGCGCAATTCACGGTGACGGTCGTCTGCCCGGCGATCACGGTGAATCCGGCGACCTTGCCCAGCGCGACGATCAATGTGGCGTATCCGCAGACGATCACGGCCTCGCCCGCAGGCGGCAATTACACCTTTGCGGTCACCAGCGGATTGCTGCCGGCGGGGTTGACGCTGAACGCGAATGGCAGCTTCAGTGGCGCGCCGGCGCAAGGCGGGACCTTCAACTTCCGCGTCACGGCGACGGGCTTTGGCGGTTGCACGGGGTTCCGCGATTACACGCTCGTGGTGCTCTGCCCGACGATCACGCTCAGCCCTGCAAGTTTGCCGGGCGGGACGGTGGGGACGGCTTACAGTCAGACGGTGTCGGCTTCACCGGCGGGCAGCTATAGCTACGCCGTGTCAGCGGGCGCGTTGCCAACCGGGTTGACGCTCAATGCGGCGACCGGTGCGATTACGGGCACGCCCAGTGCAAGCGGCAGTTTCAGCTTCACCATCACGGCCAGCGCGGGCGGTTGCAACGGTTCCAACACCTACACCGTAACCATCGCTTGCCCGACGATCACGCTGGGCGCGCTGGCGAATGGACAGGCGGGAGTCGCGTATTCACAAACGGTGAGCGTTTCTCCGGCGGGTAGTTACACCTTCGCCATCATCACGGGCAACTTGCCGAGCGGCTTGAGCCTGAACACGACGACCGGCGTCATCAGCGGCCTACCGACGGTGACGGGGACGTACACGTTCACGCTGCGCGCGCAAACGGCGGGCGGGTGCAGCGGCACGCAAAGCTACGCGTTGGTGCTCAGTTGTCCGGCGGTGACGGTGTCGCCGGCCAGTCTGCCGAATGGCACGGTGGGCACGGCGTATAGTCAAAGCCTGTCGGCTAGTCCGGCAGGCGGCAATTACACCTACGCCGTGACGAGCGGCGCGCTGCCGGCGGGCTTGTCGCTCAATCCGGCGACGGGCTTGCTGAGCGGGACGCCGACGGCGAACGGCACGTTTAACTTCACGGTGACGGCGAGCGGCTTTGGCGGTTGCACGGGTAATCGCAGCTACAGTGTCACAATCGGCGGCGGCGGCTGTCCGACCATCACGCTGCCGAGTATTGCTACCACGGGCACGGTCGGAACGCTCTATAACCAATCGGTCAATGCCGCGCCCGCCGGGAGCTACACCTACACGCTGACGGGCAGCCTGCCGCCGGGGGTGAGC
- a CDS encoding DUF4258 domain-containing protein, with product MQIRFYVDPVSGVPHIYGHGITEEEVEDVLNRPGEDRLGRDNSRIAIGQTRAGRYLRVIYVPDPLPASLFVVTAYELSGKPLTAYRRRRRKKGK from the coding sequence ATGCAAATTCGTTTTTATGTTGATCCCGTGAGCGGAGTTCCTCATATTTACGGTCACGGCATAACAGAGGAAGAGGTCGAAGATGTGTTGAATCGTCCTGGCGAAGATCGCCTTGGGCGTGATAATTCTCGCATTGCCATTGGGCAAACTCGCGCGGGCCGTTATCTTCGCGTAATCTATGTGCCAGACCCGCTGCCCGCCAGCTTGTTTGTCGTCACGGCTTATGAATTGAGTGGCAAACCTCTGACGGCTTATCGGCGGCGGCGCAGAAAGAAAGGAAAATGA
- a CDS encoding Uma2 family endonuclease encodes MTATAELALQPVAVPPAFQLIDPEKQLEWVNGHAEVKEAAGARHSRIGARLTAKLGVYLDEHPIGQIYGPDTTFTIGANERIPDAAFVAATHIPPEGDPVGIWTIAPDLAVEIVSPNDTLEKMTERIYEYFAAGVQQVWLVSPQFQTVTIYDSPAKSTILPAGEEVTSHALLPGFCCPVATLFQAPVYA; translated from the coding sequence ATGACCGCAACCGCTGAACTCGCCTTGCAACCTGTGGCCGTGCCGCCAGCGTTTCAGCTTATTGACCCGGAGAAACAACTTGAATGGGTCAATGGACACGCGGAGGTAAAAGAAGCAGCGGGGGCTAGGCATAGCCGTATCGGCGCTCGGCTGACCGCCAAATTGGGCGTGTATTTGGACGAGCATCCCATCGGTCAAATCTACGGCCCGGATACCACCTTCACCATCGGCGCGAACGAGCGCATCCCTGATGCGGCTTTTGTCGCGGCCACACACATTCCGCCCGAAGGCGACCCGGTGGGTATCTGGACAATTGCCCCGGACTTGGCAGTCGAGATCGTCTCGCCCAATGACACACTCGAAAAGATGACCGAAAGGATTTACGAATACTTTGCGGCGGGTGTGCAACAGGTCTGGCTGGTCTCGCCGCAATTTCAGACCGTGACCATCTACGACTCCCCGGCGAAATCCACCATCCTGCCAGCGGGCGAGGAGGTAACCAGTCATGCACTGTTGCCCGGCTTTTGCTGTCCGGTGGCGACGTTGTTTCAAGCGCCCGTGTATGCTTGA
- a CDS encoding phage tail protein: protein MDPFVAEIRIFPFNFAPKGWAFCDGQILPLSQNTALFSLLGTTYGGDGKSNFALPNMQGNVPIHAGQGPGLSLYDLGQTGGSETVTLLQSEIPTHNHIVRAYTGDAADSRIPNSNESLGTPSPGLLYDTTTTQLATMAPQAFTPAGGDQPHNNMQPYLTLNFCIALQGVYPPRT, encoded by the coding sequence ATGGATCCATTTGTTGCCGAAATCAGAATCTTCCCTTTCAACTTTGCGCCGAAGGGGTGGGCCTTTTGTGACGGGCAGATTTTGCCGCTTAGCCAGAATACTGCCTTGTTTTCCTTGCTGGGGACAACCTACGGTGGTGATGGCAAGTCAAATTTTGCCCTACCCAATATGCAAGGCAATGTGCCAATCCACGCTGGCCAGGGGCCGGGCTTGTCGCTTTACGATCTGGGACAAACGGGCGGCAGTGAAACCGTCACACTGCTCCAATCCGAGATCCCAACGCACAACCACATCGTGAGAGCTTACACGGGCGACGCGGCTGATTCGCGCATTCCCAATTCGAATGAATCTCTCGGGACACCCTCGCCCGGCTTGCTCTATGACACGACGACAACGCAACTGGCCACCATGGCTCCTCAGGCATTTACGCCGGCAGGGGGCGATCAACCGCATAACAATATGCAGCCGTATCTGACGCTCAACTTCTGCATCGCGCTGCAAGGCGTTTACCCGCCGCGCACCTGA
- a CDS encoding phage tail protein, whose protein sequence is MAQPYVGEIRMFAGNFAPAGWMFCSGQLLPISEYETLFNLIGTTYGGDGQSTFALPDLQSRVPLHQGSGFTLAETGGVEEITLTVPQIPAHSHALLASGDAANQITGNNGVVATPPSLSMYYSSAPDSNLNANTMTQIGGSQPHNNLQPYLAVNFIISLFGIFPSQT, encoded by the coding sequence ATGGCACAACCCTATGTAGGCGAAATCAGAATGTTCGCAGGCAACTTTGCTCCGGCGGGGTGGATGTTTTGCAGCGGGCAATTGCTTCCGATTTCTGAGTACGAAACGCTCTTTAACCTGATCGGCACGACGTATGGCGGGGATGGGCAATCAACGTTTGCGTTGCCAGACTTGCAAAGCCGGGTTCCGCTCCATCAGGGCAGCGGCTTCACGCTGGCTGAAACCGGCGGAGTAGAAGAGATCACACTGACGGTGCCGCAAATTCCGGCCCATTCCCATGCTTTACTCGCATCAGGCGACGCGGCGAATCAGATCACTGGGAACAATGGTGTCGTGGCAACCCCGCCATCATTGAGTATGTATTACAGTTCGGCGCCGGATTCGAACTTGAACGCCAACACCATGACACAGATTGGCGGCAGTCAGCCGCATAACAATCTGCAACCATACCTAGCTGTCAACTTTATCATTTCGCTGTTCGGGATTTTCCCGTCACAAACTTAA